One Methylocaldum marinum DNA window includes the following coding sequences:
- the rfbB gene encoding dTDP-glucose 4,6-dehydratase: MTRTKTILVTGGAGFIGGNFVLRQMRRPNLQIVNLDALTYAGNLDTLESIKDNPAHVFVLGSIGDRSLVDYLLERYQPDAVVNFAAESHVDRSIDSPEPFVQTNILGTFQLLEASRRFWRTLSPAAHKAFRFLHVSTDEVYGTLGPEGFFTEDNPYRPNSPYSASKASSDHLVRAYFHTYGMPTLTTNCSNNYGPYQFPEKLIPLMIHNALGGKPLPVYGTGANVRDWLYVEDHCRAIERVLDEGKPGEVYNIGGNNEKTNLDVVETICSLLDELVPDSKFRPHRELVTFVDDRPGHDLRYAIDASKIRRDLGWEPTETFETGLRKTVKWYLENQNWCRRVMDGSYRGERLGAENS; the protein is encoded by the coding sequence ATGACAAGAACGAAAACGATATTGGTAACCGGGGGAGCCGGATTCATAGGGGGGAACTTCGTGCTTCGGCAGATGCGCCGGCCGAACCTCCAGATCGTCAACCTGGATGCCCTAACCTATGCGGGCAATCTGGACACGCTGGAAAGCATAAAGGACAACCCCGCCCATGTCTTCGTCCTGGGATCTATCGGCGACCGCAGCCTGGTCGACTATCTCCTGGAACGCTATCAGCCGGACGCCGTTGTCAATTTCGCGGCGGAAAGCCACGTGGACCGGTCCATAGACTCGCCGGAACCTTTCGTTCAGACCAATATTCTCGGCACGTTCCAATTGTTGGAGGCTTCACGCCGTTTTTGGCGCACGCTCTCTCCCGCCGCGCACAAAGCCTTCCGCTTTCTGCATGTTTCCACCGACGAGGTTTACGGAACCTTGGGACCCGAAGGGTTCTTCACCGAGGACAACCCGTACCGGCCGAACTCGCCCTACTCGGCCTCCAAGGCCTCCTCGGACCACCTGGTCAGAGCCTATTTTCACACCTATGGGATGCCGACCCTGACCACCAACTGCTCCAACAATTACGGACCGTACCAATTCCCGGAAAAGCTGATTCCGCTGATGATCCACAATGCACTCGGAGGCAAGCCGCTGCCGGTTTACGGGACCGGTGCCAATGTGCGCGACTGGCTTTACGTCGAAGACCACTGCCGGGCCATCGAAAGAGTGCTCGATGAAGGCAAACCGGGCGAGGTCTACAACATCGGCGGCAACAACGAAAAAACCAACCTGGACGTCGTCGAGACCATCTGCAGCCTGCTCGACGAATTAGTGCCGGACTCCAAGTTCCGTCCGCATCGTGAACTGGTCACCTTCGTCGACGATCGCCCGGGGCACGATCTCCGCTACGCGATCGATGCGAGCAAGATCCGCCGGGACCTGGGCTGGGAACCGACCGAAACCTTCGA
- a CDS encoding ABC transporter permease, translating into MRLLHYIRALLGIIGRELLRFVYQRERFISALVRPLVWLFIFAAGFRSTLGVAIIPPYETYILYEVYITPGLLGMILLFNGMQSSLSMVYDREMGSMKTLLVCPLPRWYLLVGKLLAGVLVAILQAYAFLLIAWFYDVQAPPEGYLSVLPALILAGLMLGALGLLLSSFIKQLENFAGVMNFVIFPMFFLSTALYPPWKIQESSELLHTLASYNPFSQAVELIRFALYGQFNLYACIYTSAALIVFLIVAIIGYNPSRGMMQRKGGPTA; encoded by the coding sequence ATGAGGCTTCTGCATTATATCCGGGCCTTGCTCGGCATCATCGGGCGGGAACTGCTGCGCTTCGTGTACCAGCGCGAACGCTTCATCTCCGCCCTGGTGCGCCCCCTGGTCTGGCTGTTCATCTTCGCCGCCGGCTTTCGCTCCACTCTGGGTGTCGCCATCATCCCGCCCTACGAGACCTATATTCTCTACGAGGTCTACATTACGCCCGGACTACTCGGGATGATCCTGCTGTTCAACGGCATGCAAAGTTCTCTCTCCATGGTCTACGACCGCGAGATGGGCAGCATGAAAACGCTCCTGGTATGCCCCCTGCCCCGTTGGTACCTTTTGGTCGGCAAGCTTCTCGCCGGGGTTTTGGTCGCAATCCTGCAGGCTTACGCGTTTCTTCTGATTGCCTGGTTCTACGATGTCCAGGCTCCGCCGGAAGGTTATCTCAGCGTACTGCCGGCACTGATACTCGCCGGACTGATGCTGGGCGCGCTCGGCCTATTGCTGTCGTCCTTCATCAAGCAGTTGGAAAACTTCGCCGGGGTCATGAATTTCGTGATTTTCCCGATGTTCTTTTTGTCCACCGCGCTTTATCCGCCGTGGAAGATCCAGGAATCGAGCGAGCTTCTTCACACCCTGGCTTCGTACAACCCGTTCTCCCAGGCCGTGGAACTGATTCGTTTCGCGCTCTATGGGCAATTCAATCTTTATGCCTGTATTTACACCTCGGCGGCACTGATTGTTTTCCTGATCGTCGCCATCATCGGATACAATCCTTCACGAGGCATGATGCAACGCAAGGGTGGACCAACCGCATGA